In Rhodococcus qingshengii JCM 15477, the sequence CGCCCGGACCCGCATCGATCGAACCCGCCGAAATCGGACGGAAAAGGTCCAAGCGGTTTGCATCGATTGCGTCGACGAACAACTGAACGTCGAGGATCGCCGCGCCGAGGGACACCGCGCCGATACCTGCCAGGAGTCCGCCTGCGAAGGCGGGCCTGCGCCCTGAGGTGAGCACCGCAACCAGCGGCACGACGATCGTGCAGACGGCAGCGAAGAGAGCGGCGGAAGCAAGAGCCCCCGTCGTGTCGACCCCGCGGCCACTCCCGACTCCGACGACGGGACTGGCTGCCACTCCGACGGCACCGAGCAGTCCGATTACCGCCGCGAGTGGCGCCCCTGACTTCACTCCGGGGTCGTCGAAACGCGCCTGCGACGTAGTTCCAGGTGTTGTGGACACTCGATCGACGGTAGTGCCTGAATGGACCGGTGATCCGGTTGTGACACGCGTGATCACGAAACGAGATGATTCGTCCGTTTTGCCCGGATCGACATATTCCCAGGTCAAGCTGTGAGGCACGTCACATAATCGGACAGGTTTCCGCTACGGCTTGCGCCCATCGCAATCATTTCGTTACCGTCAGTCGGTCTAAGTCACGGGCTGATCACGAACTCGAGGAGAGAACCGGCATATGCATCACCGCAGCCAGTTCACCGCTAGTAGGTTCTCGAACTCAGCTCCAGACGAGGTCACGACCACTTATCCAACGCACTCGGCCAGGCGTTACACCGAGACCAAAAGTTCTGAGATCTCTACCGATATGTTCACTCGAAATTCATCCTCCACGTCGTCAGATTCCGACTCTCACGAGTTCGTCGAGTCCGACGTGATCAGCACCCCCACTTACGCCACCTCCGCACCGACAGTCGATGTCGAATCTCCGGTTCGCCGCAGCGGTGCTCACCGACTCCCCACCCCTCCCTCCGCTCTCAAGGGCCGCGCCGCCGTTCTGGCAGTTGCAGCCGGCGCGGTTGTCGCCGCGGGCCAGGCAGTTGTCAACGACGGTTCCTCTTCTGCCGCCGACCACTCGGAAGTTGCACTCGCCAACGAGTCCTCCGCGATCGGTACCACCGCAGAACCGCAGGCCGCTCAGTTCGCTCCGGCCACCTCCACGGCAGCCACCACCGAGGCCGACGCTCCGCAGGTCCTCAACGTCGCAGCGCCGACCGACCTCTCCCAGTTCAGCAACCTGCTTGCCAAGGGCCAGCGTTTCAGTGACGAGCGCGCAGCACGCGAAGCCGCTGCCCGTCGCCCGCTGTTCGTCCTGCCGGCAGTGGGCACGTTCACGTCCAACTTCGGCACCCGCTGGGGCACCCTGCACGCCGGCGTCGACATCGCCGCCCCGATCGGGACGCCCATCGTCGCCGTCGCCGACGGCAAGGTCATCGATTCAGGTCCGGCTTCCGGGTTCGGCATGTGGGTACGCCTACAGCACGCAGACGGAACGATCACCGTCTACGGCCACATCGACACGTCCACCGTCACGGTTGGTCAGCAGGTCATGGCCGGCGACCAGATCGCCACTGTCGGCAACCGCGGCTTCTCCACCGGCCCGCACCTTCACTTCGAGGTTCATCTCGCCGGCGAGAACAAGATCGATCCCCTCCCCTGGCTCGCCTCACGCGGCATCAGCCTCGGCGTCGAGCAGGACTGATCGCAAGCCCAACGCTTCTGATGAAAAACTTCCGGCCCGCACCTTTCCAGGTACGGGCCGGAAGTTTTTGCCTGTCTTCTACAGCTTGACCATCGGCACACCGCCGATGAGCATCAACCGCACCTTGCCCGCGCTACCGAAGTCGATGGTGACCGTCGCGGTGGGGCCAGTGCCCTTGGTTTCCAACACGGTGCCCAGACCGTACTTGTCGTGACTGACGCGGTCACCCGTGGCGAGGACCAGAACGTTGTTGCGGCCACGCGCGGCACCGAAACTGGGAGTCGACGCGGCCTTGCCGGACCCTCCCCCGTAGTTCTGCCCGCCGCCGTATCCCTGGCCGCCCTGGCTGCCGTAGCGGCTTCCGCTGCCGTAACCCGGCCTGCCGCTTCCGAATCCGCCACCGGTGCCCGGATCCTCACGGCGCCAGTTGATCAGGTCCTCCGGGATCTCCTGGATGAACCGCGACGCCGGGTTCTGGATCGGTTGCCCCCACGCCGAACGCATGATCGCGCGCGTCAGGTACAGGCGCTGCCTGGCACGGGTGATGCCGACGTAAGCAAGTCGACGCTCTTCGGACAGCTCCGCCGGATCGCCGAGGGCGCGCATGTGCGGGAACTGCCCGTCCTCCCAACCGGTGACGAAGACGACCGGGAACTCGAGGCCCTTAGCGGTGTGAAGCGTCATCATGGTCACGACGCCGTCGTCGGAGTCCGGCAGTTGATCGGCGTCGGCGACAAGCGATACCCGTTCGAGGAAGGCGGCAAGCGAACCCGGATCGGGTTCACCTTCACGCATTGCTGCGGTTTCCTCGTCGTCCGGATCGATCAGCCCGGCCGCGTTTCGCGCGTCGGAACTGAATTCCCTTGCCACGCTGACGAGTTCGTTCAAGTTGTCGAGTCGCGCGCCATCCTGCGGATCGCTGCTCGCCGCAAGCTCGGCGCGGTAGCCGGTGCGCTCGAGCACCGCCTCGGCAACCTCACCGATGTCACCGAGCTCGAACGGTTCGTCCTCGTCGGCGGCCGCTGTCGGTAGCAGGGCCCGCAGCCCGTCCATCATCTCGAGGAACGACGCGATGGCCTTCTGTGACCGCGTATTGAGCAGCGCCACTTTGCCTTCCGCGCCGTCACGGAGAGCGGCGGCGAAGCTGATGTTGCGATGCTCGGAGTGCACGGCGACGCAGGCTTCGGCTCGATCACCGATACCGCGTCGGGGCGTGTTGAGAATGCGTCGCAGGCTCACGGTGTCGTCCTCGTTGGCGAGGACGCGCAGATACGCGACGATGTCCCGAACTTCCTTGCGCTCGTAGAAGCGAACGCCGCCGACCACCTTGTACGGCACTCCGAGTCGAATGAAGATCTCCTCGAGCGCGCGCGAGGAGTTGTTGGTCCGGTAGAACACCGCGATGTCGGCGAACTTGGTCTCGCCCTGGTCCACCAGCCGATCGATCTCCGAGGCGACAAACGATGCTTCGTCGTGCTCGTTGTCTGCAACGTAGCCGACGATCAGTTCGCCTTCACCCGAATCGGTCCACAGACGCTTTTCTCGTCGACCGGTGTTCTTGGAAATCACGGAGTTGGCCGCAGACAGAATGTTCTGCGTCGAACGGTAGTTCTGTTCGAGAAGGATGGTCCGAGCATCCGGGTAGTCGCGTTCGAACTCTTCGATGTTGCGGATAGTGGCTCCGCGGAATGCGTAGATCGATTGATCGGCGTCACCGACGACGCACAGTTCGGCCGGGGCAACGGCGTGGTCGGACTCGCCGGCTCCACCGACCAGTTCACGCACAAGCATGTATTGCGCGTGGTTGGTGTCCTGGTACTCGTCGACGAGCACGTGACGGAAGCGGCGGCGGTAGTACTCGGCGATCTGTGGAAACGCCTGAAGAAGCGCGACGGTCTCACCGATGAGATCGTCGAAGTCGAGTGCGTTCGCCGCACGCAGCCGCTGTTGGTAGTGGCCGTAGACCTTGGCGATCAGTCGCGGAAGTTCGGCCGGATCCTGATCGGCTGCGACAACCGCCTCTTCCGGTCCGACGAGTTCGTTCTTCAGGTTGGAGATGTGAGTGGCGAGAAGGCGCGCGGAGAATCGTTTGGTGTCGAGCTCGAGGTCCTTCGAGATCATCGTCAGCAGTCGACGCGAATCGTCGGAATCGTAGATCGAGAAATTCGAGTTCAAACCGGGTAGGAGCGCCGCCTGTGCTCGCAGGATCCGCACGCAACTGGAGTGGAACGTCGATACCCACATGGCGTTGGCACGCGGTCCGACAAGAGCTGCCACACGCTCGCGCATCTCGGCCGCAGCCTTGTTGGTGAACGTGATGGCCAGGATCTGACCGGGGGTGACACCCCGTTCGGCCAACAGATAGGCGATGCGACGCGTCAGCACTGCAGTCTTGCCCGAGCCGGCTCCCGCGACTATCAGCAACGGCGAACCGGCATGGACCACGGCCTCGCGCTGTTGCGGGTTGAGACCCTCGAGGAGGGCGTCCGAACCCGCGTCGTGTCCCCGCGCGCCGCCCCCGTCGTGCTGGGAATGTCCGTCGTGCTCACCGAG encodes:
- the pcrA gene encoding DNA helicase PcrA, with the protein product MNTYPALGEHDGHSQHDGGGARGHDAGSDALLEGLNPQQREAVVHAGSPLLIVAGAGSGKTAVLTRRIAYLLAERGVTPGQILAITFTNKAAAEMRERVAALVGPRANAMWVSTFHSSCVRILRAQAALLPGLNSNFSIYDSDDSRRLLTMISKDLELDTKRFSARLLATHISNLKNELVGPEEAVVAADQDPAELPRLIAKVYGHYQQRLRAANALDFDDLIGETVALLQAFPQIAEYYRRRFRHVLVDEYQDTNHAQYMLVRELVGGAGESDHAVAPAELCVVGDADQSIYAFRGATIRNIEEFERDYPDARTILLEQNYRSTQNILSAANSVISKNTGRREKRLWTDSGEGELIVGYVADNEHDEASFVASEIDRLVDQGETKFADIAVFYRTNNSSRALEEIFIRLGVPYKVVGGVRFYERKEVRDIVAYLRVLANEDDTVSLRRILNTPRRGIGDRAEACVAVHSEHRNISFAAALRDGAEGKVALLNTRSQKAIASFLEMMDGLRALLPTAAADEDEPFELGDIGEVAEAVLERTGYRAELAASSDPQDGARLDNLNELVSVAREFSSDARNAAGLIDPDDEETAAMREGEPDPGSLAAFLERVSLVADADQLPDSDDGVVTMMTLHTAKGLEFPVVFVTGWEDGQFPHMRALGDPAELSEERRLAYVGITRARQRLYLTRAIMRSAWGQPIQNPASRFIQEIPEDLINWRREDPGTGGGFGSGRPGYGSGSRYGSQGGQGYGGGQNYGGGSGKAASTPSFGAARGRNNVLVLATGDRVSHDKYGLGTVLETKGTGPTATVTIDFGSAGKVRLMLIGGVPMVKL
- a CDS encoding M23 family metallopeptidase, whose translation is MHHRSQFTASRFSNSAPDEVTTTYPTHSARRYTETKSSEISTDMFTRNSSSTSSDSDSHEFVESDVISTPTYATSAPTVDVESPVRRSGAHRLPTPPSALKGRAAVLAVAAGAVVAAGQAVVNDGSSSAADHSEVALANESSAIGTTAEPQAAQFAPATSTAATTEADAPQVLNVAAPTDLSQFSNLLAKGQRFSDERAAREAAARRPLFVLPAVGTFTSNFGTRWGTLHAGVDIAAPIGTPIVAVADGKVIDSGPASGFGMWVRLQHADGTITVYGHIDTSTVTVGQQVMAGDQIATVGNRGFSTGPHLHFEVHLAGENKIDPLPWLASRGISLGVEQD